A single genomic interval of Lewinellaceae bacterium harbors:
- a CDS encoding aminotransferase class III-fold pyridoxal phosphate-dependent enzyme, with product MSNHNIQPLLNKNYLKATTARGIFIIDEHGKSYLDGSSGAIACSLGHSHPALLEHMQKQLGKIQFVYRSQFGSEEAEQLATKLAAISPGNKYHHSFFVNSGSEATETALKIAIQYWREKGKPSKIHFISRQKSYHGITMGSLAVSGHPIRRQQFEQVLWHRPEHLKRDLEKDSLAEHLTELETVIRQTGAENIAGLILEPVIGAAGTALVPPAGYYQAVKQLCHQHEILFMADEVMTGLGRTGSYFGLDHWDTFADIVAIGKSLGAGYAPIAATLMTEEILDPIRAGSGLIMSGHTYSGHPLSCATALQVLTIIEQDDLISHVRQISALLRQGLQGIGNTFDFVHTIRGKGLLLGMELDPVIKGLQGRIIDRCFENGLLVYPSVGGQEGKDENGLLIAPPYVTSSSGFFSSMAFCTSFRLTFSPNTAEGA from the coding sequence CAACGGCCAGAGGCATTTTTATTATTGATGAACATGGTAAAAGTTATTTGGATGGCTCTTCCGGAGCCATCGCCTGCTCGCTGGGACACTCCCACCCTGCCCTGCTGGAGCACATGCAAAAACAACTTGGCAAAATTCAATTTGTCTACCGGTCGCAATTCGGGTCGGAAGAAGCAGAACAACTGGCCACCAAGTTAGCGGCCATTTCTCCCGGTAATAAATACCACCACAGCTTTTTTGTGAACAGCGGCTCGGAGGCTACCGAAACCGCCCTGAAAATTGCCATCCAATACTGGAGGGAAAAAGGTAAGCCGTCCAAAATTCATTTTATCTCCCGGCAAAAGAGTTACCACGGCATCACCATGGGATCTCTCGCCGTCTCCGGGCACCCGATCCGGCGTCAGCAATTCGAACAAGTTCTGTGGCACCGGCCTGAACACCTCAAAAGAGACCTGGAAAAAGACTCGCTTGCGGAACACCTGACCGAATTGGAGACGGTCATCCGGCAAACCGGTGCTGAAAACATTGCCGGCCTGATCCTGGAGCCCGTTATCGGCGCCGCCGGTACCGCGCTGGTTCCGCCGGCAGGCTATTACCAGGCCGTCAAACAATTATGCCACCAGCATGAGATCCTCTTCATGGCGGATGAAGTGATGACGGGCCTGGGGCGGACCGGAAGTTATTTTGGGCTGGATCATTGGGACACCTTTGCTGATATCGTGGCGATTGGCAAGAGCCTGGGCGCCGGCTATGCACCCATTGCGGCCACGTTAATGACCGAAGAAATCCTGGATCCCATCCGCGCAGGAAGCGGACTGATCATGAGCGGCCATACGTACAGTGGCCATCCCCTTTCCTGCGCCACCGCCCTGCAGGTCCTGACCATCATCGAACAGGATGACCTGATCAGCCATGTCCGGCAGATCAGCGCGTTGTTAAGGCAAGGTCTCCAGGGCATCGGTAATACATTCGACTTTGTGCATACAATCCGGGGCAAGGGGCTGTTGCTGGGTATGGAACTTGACCCGGTCATCAAAGGATTGCAGGGCAGGATCATCGACCGGTGTTTTGAGAATGGCCTGTTGGTGTACCCGTCGGTCGGAGGCCAGGAAGGAAAAGATGAAAACGGATTACTGATTGCCCCACCTTATGTCACCTCATCCTCCGGATTCTTTTCGTCAATGGCATTTTGCACATCCTTCAGGCTGACCTTTTCTCCAAATACCGCTGAAGGCGCCTAG
- a CDS encoding flavodoxin reductase — MGNWKYKVKILKKEWLTHDVMRLELERPKNFEFTAGQAIELTIDEKKYRDDAAPFTLTGHSSESFLELILKVYPEHNGITLGLSMLNRGDTLLIGDAWDSFQFKEPGIFIAGGTGVTPFVAILRDLESNGGINNQILLFANKTEKDVFLSEEFREMEGLKFVSILSQENVVSHCFGRIGKAFLEKQISDYNQMFYLCGPGSFSVDIKKYLTDMGVEEGNIISEY, encoded by the coding sequence ATGGGAAACTGGAAGTACAAAGTCAAAATCCTTAAAAAAGAATGGCTGACACACGATGTGATGCGGCTCGAACTGGAAAGGCCCAAGAATTTTGAATTCACTGCCGGACAAGCAATTGAATTAACAATTGATGAGAAAAAGTACAGAGACGATGCCGCTCCATTTACGCTGACCGGACACAGTTCAGAATCTTTCCTGGAACTAATCCTAAAGGTATATCCCGAACACAACGGGATAACCCTGGGATTATCAATGCTGAATAGAGGGGATACACTTTTGATTGGGGATGCGTGGGATTCCTTCCAATTCAAAGAACCTGGGATTTTTATTGCCGGTGGAACAGGCGTCACGCCTTTTGTCGCCATTTTGAGGGATTTGGAATCCAACGGAGGTATCAATAACCAGATTTTGTTGTTTGCCAATAAAACAGAAAAGGATGTTTTCCTTTCAGAGGAATTCCGTGAAATGGAAGGATTAAAGTTCGTAAGTATCCTGAGTCAAGAAAATGTAGTTAGTCACTGTTTTGGGAGAATCGGGAAAGCATTTCTCGAAAAGCAGATTTCTGACTACAACCAAATGTTCTACCTCTGCGGCCCCGGCAGTTTTTCAGTGGACATCAAAAAGTATCTTACGGATATGGGTGTTGAAGAAGGCAATATCATCAGCGAATATTGA
- a CDS encoding thioredoxin family protein: MSKSVFYHAGCPVCVSAEHDIVNLVGNENVEVVHLGEKKSKIEEAENAGVKSVPALVTPNGNVLHINFGASMEDVKS; the protein is encoded by the coding sequence ATGAGTAAATCTGTATTTTATCATGCTGGCTGTCCAGTTTGCGTCAGTGCGGAGCATGACATCGTTAACCTGGTAGGAAATGAAAATGTAGAAGTAGTTCACCTCGGGGAAAAAAAATCCAAAATTGAAGAAGCAGAAAATGCGGGCGTCAAATCTGTCCCCGCTTTAGTTACCCCCAACGGAAATGTATTGCACATCAATTTCGGGGCTTCGATGGAGGATGTAAAAAGCTAA
- a CDS encoding DUF2024 family protein, producing MGKKINVWDTYVTKKEGNIMHFDILVPAEITDTTTIYNYGKEYLKTKRQEGQPLNSEQCRLCHVEALRLEWEAEIADKGYFIVEMEGCN from the coding sequence ATGGGAAAAAAGATAAATGTTTGGGATACCTACGTGACCAAAAAAGAAGGCAACATCATGCACTTCGACATTCTTGTTCCGGCAGAAATTACGGACACGACCACTATTTACAACTATGGTAAAGAATATCTAAAAACAAAAAGACAGGAAGGGCAGCCCCTGAATTCCGAACAATGCAGACTGTGCCATGTCGAAGCACTCCGCCTGGAGTGGGAAGCCGAAATTGCGGATAAAGGATATTTCATTGTAGAAATGGAAGGCTGTAACTAA
- a CDS encoding MCP four helix bundle domain-containing protein produces MKWAYSIQQKLKAALLLAVVCAVVLITNLLGRYHMGELGDSFSSVIKDRLVVESYIYMISDHLHQKKLALNTYSELANPDVRSEIGLHNEFINKMLSLYDKTLLTEEEAVYLKDFKANITALQGLELHFMQSPPDEAAQHAADLTLLNEQFDLASANLFRLSQIQVKEGKTLNDKSQSIVNSSSLLTSFEMAMLICIAIILQIIVLASRPAISRKWQQSNLN; encoded by the coding sequence ATGAAATGGGCTTACAGTATTCAGCAAAAACTCAAAGCGGCTTTATTGCTTGCCGTCGTTTGTGCCGTTGTCCTCATCACCAACCTTTTGGGCAGGTATCACATGGGGGAATTGGGCGACTCATTTTCCTCTGTCATCAAAGACCGCTTAGTCGTCGAGAGTTATATCTATATGATTTCTGACCATTTGCATCAAAAAAAATTGGCACTTAATACTTACTCTGAGCTTGCGAACCCTGATGTCCGTTCAGAAATCGGTCTTCACAATGAATTCATTAATAAAATGCTTTCACTATATGATAAGACCCTACTAACGGAAGAAGAAGCTGTTTATTTAAAGGATTTCAAGGCAAATATCACCGCCTTGCAAGGCCTTGAGTTGCACTTCATGCAATCTCCCCCCGACGAAGCGGCACAACATGCCGCTGACCTCACCCTGCTAAATGAACAGTTTGATTTAGCATCGGCCAATCTTTTTCGGCTCTCCCAAATACAGGTTAAGGAGGGTAAAACGCTCAATGACAAATCTCAAAGCATCGTCAACAGTTCTTCTCTGCTCACCAGTTTTGAAATGGCCATGCTCATCTGCATTGCCATCATCTTGCAGATAATTGTCTTGGCAAGCCGCCCAGCCATTTCTCGGAAGTGGCAGCAGAGCAACTTAAATTAA